From the Oryza glaberrima chromosome 5, OglaRS2, whole genome shotgun sequence genome, one window contains:
- the LOC127772785 gene encoding uncharacterized protein LOC127772785, producing the protein MASTGGRSMALSLLLFAVTLSLLEMYRGRFASSELMTIAGGFVCSLLFLFLLTFIGNYQEANGVKTGWGAVVVAELTALIVAGTVHRVCITTCFLFSAGFLYEVDKLSGMILAKSESKARRH; encoded by the exons ATGGCGAGCACGGGGGGGAGGTCGATGGCGCTGTCGCTGCTGCTGTTCGCGGTGACGCTGTCGCTGCTCGAGATGTACCGGGGGAGGTTCGCCTCGTCGGAGCTCATGACCATCGCCGGCGGATTCGTctgctccctcctcttcctcttccttctcaCG TTTATTGGCAACTATCAGGAAGCTAATGGAGTTAAAACTGGATGGGGTGCAG TTGTTGTCGCGGAACTTACTGCACTTATTGTTGCCGGCACTGTCCATCGTGTTTGCATCACAACATG CTTCCTGTTTTCTGCTGGATTTCTCTACGAGGTTGATAAGCTCTCTGGAATGATTCTCGCGAAGAGCGAGTCTAAAGCGAGGCGGCACTAG
- the LOC127775191 gene encoding probable NOT transcription complex subunit VIP2 isoform X4 — protein sequence MVHNCIFLTFQGKLEVTLNQLNNSSSSGARSNLPVSTGKPLTPTFSGQSGSVSGFRHPGSLAPRGSSMTGSSSLGVQPPRGSISGAWFPPNSLQASIYQVGYPALSNRGGMHVGGSPVFTAAPVCGNFGPRITYVASVAGGGNIGRTISSAGMSMPTVASPVNLSGSGALNIRGSNQMGGTHQQGLPAMNMLGSSSSAPGGTLSKNQLQAGSSSSGSPGMRHDGPLRQQAFGINAVQQNQEFRIHNEDFPALPRLEGMELHRKDHLPKNANIMQAQHYPMGKSSGFNTGSSCPPRKQHKQTANSVQNTGPENVGPRPVNSPRSPLNPRPREQVIQQNHEPQAQKSVRLQSSSGPESHKVQSPKSSQRTDTTPESHKVQSPKPSQRTDTAPESHKVQSPKSSQRTDTAPDPYDPYGLHGLLRVMKLKEEGPASLALGIDLTTLGLDMNSSDNLYKTFGSPWSSEPVKEEYSYEIPDCYSSMQPPPLQALHFLRFHLMTLFYIFYSMPQDAAQLYAANEICKYGWVYHKELRQWVKRAPNTTPLVKTTTYEQGLCYLFDANIWDAIPKDNFILRYDDIEKIPALPPLLPATQNPATQNGSVRINKPLQ from the exons ATGGTGCATAACTGCATATTTCTTACCTTCCAGGGGAAGTTAGAAGTGACACTAAACCAACTAAACAAT TCAAGCAGTAGTGGTGCCAGATCAAACCTTCCAGTCTCAACAGGAAAGCCGTTGACACCGACCTTTTCTGGTCAATCTGGATCAGTTTCAGGTTTTCGTCATCCTG GTTCACTTGCACCAAGGGGTTCCTCAATGACTGGTAGTTCATCCCTTGGGGTTCAACCACCTAGGGGTAGTATTTCTGGTGCTTGGTTTCCTCCAAATAGTCTTCAAGCATCCATTTATCAg GTCGGGTATCCTGCTCTCAGCAACCGAGGAGGTATGCATGTTGGGGGAAGTCCTGTTTTTACTG CTGCTCCAGTTTGTGGGAATTTTGGCCCGCGAATAACTTATGTGGCTAGCGTTGCGGGTGGGGGCAACATTGGGAGAACCATAAGCTCTGCCGGAATGTCTATGCCTACTGTTGCATCCCCTGTGAATTTGTCTGGAAGTGGGGCTCTTAATATCCGAGGATCAAACCAAATGGGTGGTACTCATCAACAAG GATTGCCGGCTATGAATATGCTTGGAAGCTCTAGTTCAGCACCTGGAGGAACACTATCTAAGAACCAATTGCAGGCAGGAAGCAGTTCGTCTGGTTCTCCAGGAATGCGACATGATG GACCTCTAAGACAACAAGCATTTGGTATTAATGCTGTTCAGCAAAACCAGGAATTTAGAATCCATAATGAGGACTTCCCAGCTTTACCAAGATTGGAAG GTATGGAGTTGCATCGCAAGGATCATCTTCCTAAGAATGCAAATATTATGCAAGCACAACATTATCCT ATGGGCAAATCATCTGGCTTTAACACGGGCAGCAGTTGTCCACCCCGTAAACAACATAAGCAGACAGCTAATTCG GTTCAAAATACTGGGCCTGAAAATGTTGGACCAAGGCCAGTAAATTCTCCAAGGTCGCCTTTAAATCCGAGGCCTCGTGAACAAGTTATCCAGCAAAATCATGAACCACAGGCTCAGAAGTCAGTTAGGCTGCAGTCATCTTCCGGCCCAGAGTCTCACAAGGTTCAGAGTCCCAAGTCTTCTCAGAGAACTGATACCACACCAGAGTCTCACAAGGTTCAGAGTCCCAAGCCTTCTCAGAGAACCGATACCGCACCAGAGTCTCACAAGGTTCAGAGTCCCAAGTCTTCTCAGAGAACTGATACCGCACCGGATCCATATGATCCATATGGCTTACATGGACTACTGAGGGTAATGAAGTTGAAAGAGGAGGGACCGGCATCTCTTGCTTTAGGGATTGATTTGACAACACTAGGGTTGGATATGAACTCTTCAGATAATCTTTACAAGACATTTGGCTCTCCTTGGTCAAGTGAGCCAgttaaagaagagtattcttaTGAAATTCCGGATTGCTACTCTTCTATGCAGCCTCCACCCCTGCAA GCGTTGCATTTTCTGAGGTTTCACCTCATGACACTATTCTACATCTTCTACAG TATGCCACAGGATGCAGCTCAGTTATATGCCGCGAATGAAAT ATGCAAATACGGGTGGGTTTACCACAAAGAGCTGCGTCAGTGGGTTAAAAGAGCTCCTAATACGACCCCTCTCGTCAAAACTACAACTTATGAACAAGGACTCTGCTATCTTTTTGATGCCAACATTTGGGATGCAATTCCTAAG GACAACTTTATTCTCCGTTATGACGATATCGAGAAGATACCTgcccttcctccccttcttcctgcCACCCAAAATCCTGCCACCCAAAATGGTAGTGTAAGAATAAACAAG CCATTGCAGTAG
- the LOC127775191 gene encoding probable NOT transcription complex subunit VIP2 isoform X3 encodes MVHNCIFLTFQGKLEVTLNQLNNSSSSGARSNLPVSTGKPLTPTFSGQSGSVSGFRHPGSLAPRGSSMTGSSSLGVQPPRGSISGAWFPPNSLQASIYQVGYPALSNRGAAPVCGNFGPRITYVASVAGGGNIGRTISSAGMSMPTVASPVNLSGSGALNIRGSNQMGGTHQQGLPAMNMLGSSSSAPGGTLSKNQLQAGSSSSGSPGMRHDGNFGENSLFDINDFPQLVGRPNSAGNIQGLYGPLRQQAFGINAVQQNQEFRIHNEDFPALPRLEGMELHRKDHLPKNANIMQAQHYPMGKSSGFNTGSSCPPRKQHKQTANSVQNTGPENVGPRPVNSPRSPLNPRPREQVIQQNHEPQAQKSVRLQSSSGPESHKVQSPKSSQRTDTTPESHKVQSPKPSQRTDTAPESHKVQSPKSSQRTDTAPDPYDPYGLHGLLRVMKLKEEGPASLALGIDLTTLGLDMNSSDNLYKTFGSPWSSEPVKEEYSYEIPDCYSSMQPPPLQALHFLRFHLMTLFYIFYSMPQDAAQLYAANEICKYGWVYHKELRQWVKRAPNTTPLVKTTTYEQGLCYLFDANIWDAIPKDNFILRYDDIEKIPALPPLLPATQNPATQNGSVRINKPLQ; translated from the exons ATGGTGCATAACTGCATATTTCTTACCTTCCAGGGGAAGTTAGAAGTGACACTAAACCAACTAAACAAT TCAAGCAGTAGTGGTGCCAGATCAAACCTTCCAGTCTCAACAGGAAAGCCGTTGACACCGACCTTTTCTGGTCAATCTGGATCAGTTTCAGGTTTTCGTCATCCTG GTTCACTTGCACCAAGGGGTTCCTCAATGACTGGTAGTTCATCCCTTGGGGTTCAACCACCTAGGGGTAGTATTTCTGGTGCTTGGTTTCCTCCAAATAGTCTTCAAGCATCCATTTATCAg GTCGGGTATCCTGCTCTCAGCAACCGAGGAG CTGCTCCAGTTTGTGGGAATTTTGGCCCGCGAATAACTTATGTGGCTAGCGTTGCGGGTGGGGGCAACATTGGGAGAACCATAAGCTCTGCCGGAATGTCTATGCCTACTGTTGCATCCCCTGTGAATTTGTCTGGAAGTGGGGCTCTTAATATCCGAGGATCAAACCAAATGGGTGGTACTCATCAACAAG GATTGCCGGCTATGAATATGCTTGGAAGCTCTAGTTCAGCACCTGGAGGAACACTATCTAAGAACCAATTGCAGGCAGGAAGCAGTTCGTCTGGTTCTCCAGGAATGCGACATGATGGTAACTTTGGTGAAAATTCTCTATTTGACATCAATGATTTTCCTCAATTAGTTGGGCGACCTAATTCTGCTGGAAATATTCAGGGGTTATATG GACCTCTAAGACAACAAGCATTTGGTATTAATGCTGTTCAGCAAAACCAGGAATTTAGAATCCATAATGAGGACTTCCCAGCTTTACCAAGATTGGAAG GTATGGAGTTGCATCGCAAGGATCATCTTCCTAAGAATGCAAATATTATGCAAGCACAACATTATCCT ATGGGCAAATCATCTGGCTTTAACACGGGCAGCAGTTGTCCACCCCGTAAACAACATAAGCAGACAGCTAATTCG GTTCAAAATACTGGGCCTGAAAATGTTGGACCAAGGCCAGTAAATTCTCCAAGGTCGCCTTTAAATCCGAGGCCTCGTGAACAAGTTATCCAGCAAAATCATGAACCACAGGCTCAGAAGTCAGTTAGGCTGCAGTCATCTTCCGGCCCAGAGTCTCACAAGGTTCAGAGTCCCAAGTCTTCTCAGAGAACTGATACCACACCAGAGTCTCACAAGGTTCAGAGTCCCAAGCCTTCTCAGAGAACCGATACCGCACCAGAGTCTCACAAGGTTCAGAGTCCCAAGTCTTCTCAGAGAACTGATACCGCACCGGATCCATATGATCCATATGGCTTACATGGACTACTGAGGGTAATGAAGTTGAAAGAGGAGGGACCGGCATCTCTTGCTTTAGGGATTGATTTGACAACACTAGGGTTGGATATGAACTCTTCAGATAATCTTTACAAGACATTTGGCTCTCCTTGGTCAAGTGAGCCAgttaaagaagagtattcttaTGAAATTCCGGATTGCTACTCTTCTATGCAGCCTCCACCCCTGCAA GCGTTGCATTTTCTGAGGTTTCACCTCATGACACTATTCTACATCTTCTACAG TATGCCACAGGATGCAGCTCAGTTATATGCCGCGAATGAAAT ATGCAAATACGGGTGGGTTTACCACAAAGAGCTGCGTCAGTGGGTTAAAAGAGCTCCTAATACGACCCCTCTCGTCAAAACTACAACTTATGAACAAGGACTCTGCTATCTTTTTGATGCCAACATTTGGGATGCAATTCCTAAG GACAACTTTATTCTCCGTTATGACGATATCGAGAAGATACCTgcccttcctccccttcttcctgcCACCCAAAATCCTGCCACCCAAAATGGTAGTGTAAGAATAAACAAG CCATTGCAGTAG
- the LOC127775191 gene encoding probable NOT transcription complex subunit VIP2 isoform X1, translating into MVHNCIFLTFQGKLEVTLNQLNNSSSSGARSNLPVSTGKPLTPTFSGQSGSVSGFRHPGSLAPRGSSMTGSSSLGVQPPRGSISGAWFPPNSLQASIYQVGYPALSNRGGMHVGGSPVFTGNMSAIDGSIQASSSYLTKDGNHNSALGLAAAPVCGNFGPRITYVASVAGGGNIGRTISSAGMSMPTVASPVNLSGSGALNIRGSNQMGGTHQQGLPAMNMLGSSSSAPGGTLSKNQLQAGSSSSGSPGMRHDGNFGENSLFDINDFPQLVGRPNSAGNIQGLYGPLRQQAFGINAVQQNQEFRIHNEDFPALPRLEGMELHRKDHLPKNANIMQAQHYPMGKSSGFNTGSSCPPRKQHKQTANSVQNTGPENVGPRPVNSPRSPLNPRPREQVIQQNHEPQAQKSVRLQSSSGPESHKVQSPKSSQRTDTTPESHKVQSPKPSQRTDTAPESHKVQSPKSSQRTDTAPDPYDPYGLHGLLRVMKLKEEGPASLALGIDLTTLGLDMNSSDNLYKTFGSPWSSEPVKEEYSYEIPDCYSSMQPPPLQALHFLRFHLMTLFYIFYSMPQDAAQLYAANEICKYGWVYHKELRQWVKRAPNTTPLVKTTTYEQGLCYLFDANIWDAIPKDNFILRYDDIEKIPALPPLLPATQNPATQNGSVRINKPLQ; encoded by the exons ATGGTGCATAACTGCATATTTCTTACCTTCCAGGGGAAGTTAGAAGTGACACTAAACCAACTAAACAAT TCAAGCAGTAGTGGTGCCAGATCAAACCTTCCAGTCTCAACAGGAAAGCCGTTGACACCGACCTTTTCTGGTCAATCTGGATCAGTTTCAGGTTTTCGTCATCCTG GTTCACTTGCACCAAGGGGTTCCTCAATGACTGGTAGTTCATCCCTTGGGGTTCAACCACCTAGGGGTAGTATTTCTGGTGCTTGGTTTCCTCCAAATAGTCTTCAAGCATCCATTTATCAg GTCGGGTATCCTGCTCTCAGCAACCGAGGAGGTATGCATGTTGGGGGAAGTCCTGTTTTTACTGGTAACATGAGTGCAATTGATGGTTCAATACAAGCTTCCTCCTCGTACTTGACTAAAGATGGTAACCACAATTCTGCTCTTGGATTGGCAGCTGCTCCAGTTTGTGGGAATTTTGGCCCGCGAATAACTTATGTGGCTAGCGTTGCGGGTGGGGGCAACATTGGGAGAACCATAAGCTCTGCCGGAATGTCTATGCCTACTGTTGCATCCCCTGTGAATTTGTCTGGAAGTGGGGCTCTTAATATCCGAGGATCAAACCAAATGGGTGGTACTCATCAACAAG GATTGCCGGCTATGAATATGCTTGGAAGCTCTAGTTCAGCACCTGGAGGAACACTATCTAAGAACCAATTGCAGGCAGGAAGCAGTTCGTCTGGTTCTCCAGGAATGCGACATGATGGTAACTTTGGTGAAAATTCTCTATTTGACATCAATGATTTTCCTCAATTAGTTGGGCGACCTAATTCTGCTGGAAATATTCAGGGGTTATATG GACCTCTAAGACAACAAGCATTTGGTATTAATGCTGTTCAGCAAAACCAGGAATTTAGAATCCATAATGAGGACTTCCCAGCTTTACCAAGATTGGAAG GTATGGAGTTGCATCGCAAGGATCATCTTCCTAAGAATGCAAATATTATGCAAGCACAACATTATCCT ATGGGCAAATCATCTGGCTTTAACACGGGCAGCAGTTGTCCACCCCGTAAACAACATAAGCAGACAGCTAATTCG GTTCAAAATACTGGGCCTGAAAATGTTGGACCAAGGCCAGTAAATTCTCCAAGGTCGCCTTTAAATCCGAGGCCTCGTGAACAAGTTATCCAGCAAAATCATGAACCACAGGCTCAGAAGTCAGTTAGGCTGCAGTCATCTTCCGGCCCAGAGTCTCACAAGGTTCAGAGTCCCAAGTCTTCTCAGAGAACTGATACCACACCAGAGTCTCACAAGGTTCAGAGTCCCAAGCCTTCTCAGAGAACCGATACCGCACCAGAGTCTCACAAGGTTCAGAGTCCCAAGTCTTCTCAGAGAACTGATACCGCACCGGATCCATATGATCCATATGGCTTACATGGACTACTGAGGGTAATGAAGTTGAAAGAGGAGGGACCGGCATCTCTTGCTTTAGGGATTGATTTGACAACACTAGGGTTGGATATGAACTCTTCAGATAATCTTTACAAGACATTTGGCTCTCCTTGGTCAAGTGAGCCAgttaaagaagagtattcttaTGAAATTCCGGATTGCTACTCTTCTATGCAGCCTCCACCCCTGCAA GCGTTGCATTTTCTGAGGTTTCACCTCATGACACTATTCTACATCTTCTACAG TATGCCACAGGATGCAGCTCAGTTATATGCCGCGAATGAAAT ATGCAAATACGGGTGGGTTTACCACAAAGAGCTGCGTCAGTGGGTTAAAAGAGCTCCTAATACGACCCCTCTCGTCAAAACTACAACTTATGAACAAGGACTCTGCTATCTTTTTGATGCCAACATTTGGGATGCAATTCCTAAG GACAACTTTATTCTCCGTTATGACGATATCGAGAAGATACCTgcccttcctccccttcttcctgcCACCCAAAATCCTGCCACCCAAAATGGTAGTGTAAGAATAAACAAG CCATTGCAGTAG
- the LOC127775191 gene encoding probable NOT transcription complex subunit VIP2 isoform X2: MVHNCIFLTFQGKLEVTLNQLNNSSSSGARSNLPVSTGKPLTPTFSGQSGSVSGFRHPGSLAPRGSSMTGSSSLGVQPPRGSISGAWFPPNSLQASIYQVGYPALSNRGGMHVGGSPVFTAAPVCGNFGPRITYVASVAGGGNIGRTISSAGMSMPTVASPVNLSGSGALNIRGSNQMGGTHQQGLPAMNMLGSSSSAPGGTLSKNQLQAGSSSSGSPGMRHDGNFGENSLFDINDFPQLVGRPNSAGNIQGLYGPLRQQAFGINAVQQNQEFRIHNEDFPALPRLEGMELHRKDHLPKNANIMQAQHYPMGKSSGFNTGSSCPPRKQHKQTANSVQNTGPENVGPRPVNSPRSPLNPRPREQVIQQNHEPQAQKSVRLQSSSGPESHKVQSPKSSQRTDTTPESHKVQSPKPSQRTDTAPESHKVQSPKSSQRTDTAPDPYDPYGLHGLLRVMKLKEEGPASLALGIDLTTLGLDMNSSDNLYKTFGSPWSSEPVKEEYSYEIPDCYSSMQPPPLQALHFLRFHLMTLFYIFYSMPQDAAQLYAANEICKYGWVYHKELRQWVKRAPNTTPLVKTTTYEQGLCYLFDANIWDAIPKDNFILRYDDIEKIPALPPLLPATQNPATQNGSVRINKPLQ, translated from the exons ATGGTGCATAACTGCATATTTCTTACCTTCCAGGGGAAGTTAGAAGTGACACTAAACCAACTAAACAAT TCAAGCAGTAGTGGTGCCAGATCAAACCTTCCAGTCTCAACAGGAAAGCCGTTGACACCGACCTTTTCTGGTCAATCTGGATCAGTTTCAGGTTTTCGTCATCCTG GTTCACTTGCACCAAGGGGTTCCTCAATGACTGGTAGTTCATCCCTTGGGGTTCAACCACCTAGGGGTAGTATTTCTGGTGCTTGGTTTCCTCCAAATAGTCTTCAAGCATCCATTTATCAg GTCGGGTATCCTGCTCTCAGCAACCGAGGAGGTATGCATGTTGGGGGAAGTCCTGTTTTTACTG CTGCTCCAGTTTGTGGGAATTTTGGCCCGCGAATAACTTATGTGGCTAGCGTTGCGGGTGGGGGCAACATTGGGAGAACCATAAGCTCTGCCGGAATGTCTATGCCTACTGTTGCATCCCCTGTGAATTTGTCTGGAAGTGGGGCTCTTAATATCCGAGGATCAAACCAAATGGGTGGTACTCATCAACAAG GATTGCCGGCTATGAATATGCTTGGAAGCTCTAGTTCAGCACCTGGAGGAACACTATCTAAGAACCAATTGCAGGCAGGAAGCAGTTCGTCTGGTTCTCCAGGAATGCGACATGATGGTAACTTTGGTGAAAATTCTCTATTTGACATCAATGATTTTCCTCAATTAGTTGGGCGACCTAATTCTGCTGGAAATATTCAGGGGTTATATG GACCTCTAAGACAACAAGCATTTGGTATTAATGCTGTTCAGCAAAACCAGGAATTTAGAATCCATAATGAGGACTTCCCAGCTTTACCAAGATTGGAAG GTATGGAGTTGCATCGCAAGGATCATCTTCCTAAGAATGCAAATATTATGCAAGCACAACATTATCCT ATGGGCAAATCATCTGGCTTTAACACGGGCAGCAGTTGTCCACCCCGTAAACAACATAAGCAGACAGCTAATTCG GTTCAAAATACTGGGCCTGAAAATGTTGGACCAAGGCCAGTAAATTCTCCAAGGTCGCCTTTAAATCCGAGGCCTCGTGAACAAGTTATCCAGCAAAATCATGAACCACAGGCTCAGAAGTCAGTTAGGCTGCAGTCATCTTCCGGCCCAGAGTCTCACAAGGTTCAGAGTCCCAAGTCTTCTCAGAGAACTGATACCACACCAGAGTCTCACAAGGTTCAGAGTCCCAAGCCTTCTCAGAGAACCGATACCGCACCAGAGTCTCACAAGGTTCAGAGTCCCAAGTCTTCTCAGAGAACTGATACCGCACCGGATCCATATGATCCATATGGCTTACATGGACTACTGAGGGTAATGAAGTTGAAAGAGGAGGGACCGGCATCTCTTGCTTTAGGGATTGATTTGACAACACTAGGGTTGGATATGAACTCTTCAGATAATCTTTACAAGACATTTGGCTCTCCTTGGTCAAGTGAGCCAgttaaagaagagtattcttaTGAAATTCCGGATTGCTACTCTTCTATGCAGCCTCCACCCCTGCAA GCGTTGCATTTTCTGAGGTTTCACCTCATGACACTATTCTACATCTTCTACAG TATGCCACAGGATGCAGCTCAGTTATATGCCGCGAATGAAAT ATGCAAATACGGGTGGGTTTACCACAAAGAGCTGCGTCAGTGGGTTAAAAGAGCTCCTAATACGACCCCTCTCGTCAAAACTACAACTTATGAACAAGGACTCTGCTATCTTTTTGATGCCAACATTTGGGATGCAATTCCTAAG GACAACTTTATTCTCCGTTATGACGATATCGAGAAGATACCTgcccttcctccccttcttcctgcCACCCAAAATCCTGCCACCCAAAATGGTAGTGTAAGAATAAACAAG CCATTGCAGTAG
- the LOC127775191 gene encoding probable NOT transcription complex subunit VIP2 isoform X5, with amino-acid sequence MTGSSSLGVQPPRGSISGAWFPPNSLQASIYQVGYPALSNRGGMHVGGSPVFTAAPVCGNFGPRITYVASVAGGGNIGRTISSAGMSMPTVASPVNLSGSGALNIRGSNQMGGTHQQGLPAMNMLGSSSSAPGGTLSKNQLQAGSSSSGSPGMRHDGNFGENSLFDINDFPQLVGRPNSAGNIQGLYGPLRQQAFGINAVQQNQEFRIHNEDFPALPRLEGMELHRKDHLPKNANIMQAQHYPMGKSSGFNTGSSCPPRKQHKQTANSVQNTGPENVGPRPVNSPRSPLNPRPREQVIQQNHEPQAQKSVRLQSSSGPESHKVQSPKSSQRTDTTPESHKVQSPKPSQRTDTAPESHKVQSPKSSQRTDTAPDPYDPYGLHGLLRVMKLKEEGPASLALGIDLTTLGLDMNSSDNLYKTFGSPWSSEPVKEEYSYEIPDCYSSMQPPPLQALHFLRFHLMTLFYIFYSMPQDAAQLYAANEICKYGWVYHKELRQWVKRAPNTTPLVKTTTYEQGLCYLFDANIWDAIPKDNFILRYDDIEKIPALPPLLPATQNPATQNGSVRINKPLQ; translated from the exons ATGACTGGTAGTTCATCCCTTGGGGTTCAACCACCTAGGGGTAGTATTTCTGGTGCTTGGTTTCCTCCAAATAGTCTTCAAGCATCCATTTATCAg GTCGGGTATCCTGCTCTCAGCAACCGAGGAGGTATGCATGTTGGGGGAAGTCCTGTTTTTACTG CTGCTCCAGTTTGTGGGAATTTTGGCCCGCGAATAACTTATGTGGCTAGCGTTGCGGGTGGGGGCAACATTGGGAGAACCATAAGCTCTGCCGGAATGTCTATGCCTACTGTTGCATCCCCTGTGAATTTGTCTGGAAGTGGGGCTCTTAATATCCGAGGATCAAACCAAATGGGTGGTACTCATCAACAAG GATTGCCGGCTATGAATATGCTTGGAAGCTCTAGTTCAGCACCTGGAGGAACACTATCTAAGAACCAATTGCAGGCAGGAAGCAGTTCGTCTGGTTCTCCAGGAATGCGACATGATGGTAACTTTGGTGAAAATTCTCTATTTGACATCAATGATTTTCCTCAATTAGTTGGGCGACCTAATTCTGCTGGAAATATTCAGGGGTTATATG GACCTCTAAGACAACAAGCATTTGGTATTAATGCTGTTCAGCAAAACCAGGAATTTAGAATCCATAATGAGGACTTCCCAGCTTTACCAAGATTGGAAG GTATGGAGTTGCATCGCAAGGATCATCTTCCTAAGAATGCAAATATTATGCAAGCACAACATTATCCT ATGGGCAAATCATCTGGCTTTAACACGGGCAGCAGTTGTCCACCCCGTAAACAACATAAGCAGACAGCTAATTCG GTTCAAAATACTGGGCCTGAAAATGTTGGACCAAGGCCAGTAAATTCTCCAAGGTCGCCTTTAAATCCGAGGCCTCGTGAACAAGTTATCCAGCAAAATCATGAACCACAGGCTCAGAAGTCAGTTAGGCTGCAGTCATCTTCCGGCCCAGAGTCTCACAAGGTTCAGAGTCCCAAGTCTTCTCAGAGAACTGATACCACACCAGAGTCTCACAAGGTTCAGAGTCCCAAGCCTTCTCAGAGAACCGATACCGCACCAGAGTCTCACAAGGTTCAGAGTCCCAAGTCTTCTCAGAGAACTGATACCGCACCGGATCCATATGATCCATATGGCTTACATGGACTACTGAGGGTAATGAAGTTGAAAGAGGAGGGACCGGCATCTCTTGCTTTAGGGATTGATTTGACAACACTAGGGTTGGATATGAACTCTTCAGATAATCTTTACAAGACATTTGGCTCTCCTTGGTCAAGTGAGCCAgttaaagaagagtattcttaTGAAATTCCGGATTGCTACTCTTCTATGCAGCCTCCACCCCTGCAA GCGTTGCATTTTCTGAGGTTTCACCTCATGACACTATTCTACATCTTCTACAG TATGCCACAGGATGCAGCTCAGTTATATGCCGCGAATGAAAT ATGCAAATACGGGTGGGTTTACCACAAAGAGCTGCGTCAGTGGGTTAAAAGAGCTCCTAATACGACCCCTCTCGTCAAAACTACAACTTATGAACAAGGACTCTGCTATCTTTTTGATGCCAACATTTGGGATGCAATTCCTAAG GACAACTTTATTCTCCGTTATGACGATATCGAGAAGATACCTgcccttcctccccttcttcctgcCACCCAAAATCCTGCCACCCAAAATGGTAGTGTAAGAATAAACAAG CCATTGCAGTAG